The following coding sequences lie in one Alicyclobacillus curvatus genomic window:
- a CDS encoding methyltransferase domain-containing protein, with product MDRKPKPAHLGVKYAEQFHDTSVVDAYQYRASFPAEVFTKLLELMDQSSSHAILDIGCGRGEIARQLVEKVERVDAVDISPTMIEVGKRLQNGDHPNLRWICAKAEEAPLNPPYNLITAGNSLHWMDWDKLMPVMSSALAPKGTLAIVSTGNGTTPWDDDLLSLIREFSTNREFKPYNLMDELQTRGLFEVDGSCETAPVPFTQPVEEYIEAIHSQNGFSRERMTKDAALEFDNRVRNLVSRYTQHGALNLDAIASVTWGCPCFPFN from the coding sequence GTGGATCGGAAACCAAAGCCTGCACATCTTGGAGTTAAATATGCTGAACAATTCCACGATACAAGTGTAGTTGATGCTTATCAGTACCGTGCTTCATTCCCTGCTGAAGTCTTCACCAAACTTCTTGAGCTGATGGATCAGTCCTCTTCACATGCAATTCTTGACATTGGTTGTGGGAGAGGCGAGATTGCTCGTCAGTTGGTCGAAAAGGTGGAGCGGGTAGATGCAGTGGACATCTCTCCGACGATGATTGAAGTAGGTAAGCGACTCCAAAATGGCGACCATCCCAATCTACGATGGATTTGTGCTAAGGCGGAGGAAGCACCGTTGAATCCGCCGTACAACTTAATTACAGCGGGAAACAGTTTGCATTGGATGGATTGGGATAAGTTGATGCCAGTAATGTCTTCGGCTCTAGCGCCAAAGGGAACTTTAGCTATTGTTTCTACAGGAAACGGAACAACGCCATGGGACGACGACCTGCTGTCTCTGATCCGTGAATTTTCAACCAACCGTGAATTCAAACCTTACAATCTGATGGATGAGCTTCAGACACGTGGTCTGTTTGAGGTGGATGGCTCCTGTGAAACTGCTCCAGTGCCCTTTACACAACCTGTTGAGGAGTACATTGAAGCGATCCATTCACAGAATGGATTTTCACGGGAGAGGATGACAAAAGATGCGGCACTGGAATTTGACAACCGTGTCCGTAACTTGGTGTCCCGTTACACACAGCATGGAGCCTTAAATTTGGACGCAATTGCCTCGGTTACGTGGGGTTGCCCATGCTTCCCCTTCAATTGA
- a CDS encoding NAD(P)/FAD-dependent oxidoreductase has protein sequence MGVKDSNVLTDVVVVGGGPAGLNAALVLGRARRRVVIIDEEIPRNRVTHESHGFLTRDGISPQEFRRIAKEQISKYPSVSFESGIVSSVTGSYGGEFHVTTESGRMVRTGKVLFATGMKDVLPDIEGLTEVYGTSAFVCPFCDGWELRDKQICVIGTNEMVLHLVKLIRGWTNRITLLTNGSQFLTADHFADLERHNVATSQDTIKQIESSQGLVQRITLKTGAAIDCEGIFFTPKLVQANSIPASLGCEVSENGPFSTIVTDPMGRTNIPGVYSAGDASSSAHQLITAASSGAIAACIIQLDLLDEEWKSSH, from the coding sequence ATGGGTGTGAAGGATTCGAATGTACTTACGGATGTTGTAGTTGTGGGCGGCGGACCCGCAGGTCTCAATGCTGCTTTAGTTCTCGGTCGGGCAAGAAGGAGAGTCGTCATTATTGATGAAGAAATTCCAAGAAATAGAGTAACCCATGAGTCGCACGGGTTTTTGACACGCGACGGAATTTCTCCACAGGAATTTCGTCGAATTGCAAAGGAACAAATTTCAAAATACCCTTCGGTTTCATTTGAGTCAGGTATTGTCTCTTCTGTAACTGGAAGTTACGGGGGCGAATTCCACGTGACAACCGAGTCCGGACGCATGGTCCGCACTGGCAAAGTTTTGTTCGCTACTGGAATGAAGGACGTACTGCCTGATATTGAAGGACTCACGGAGGTCTATGGCACAAGTGCATTTGTTTGCCCGTTTTGTGACGGGTGGGAGTTGCGGGACAAACAGATTTGTGTGATCGGAACAAACGAAATGGTTTTGCACTTAGTAAAACTCATCAGAGGCTGGACAAACCGCATTACGCTCCTAACTAATGGTTCGCAATTCTTGACAGCGGATCACTTCGCTGATTTAGAGCGGCACAATGTCGCGACGAGTCAGGACACAATCAAACAAATTGAATCAAGTCAGGGCTTGGTCCAACGAATTACGCTTAAAACTGGCGCCGCAATCGACTGTGAGGGGATTTTCTTTACACCAAAGTTGGTTCAAGCGAATTCTATCCCAGCTTCACTTGGATGCGAGGTGTCTGAAAACGGTCCGTTCTCAACGATTGTCACTGACCCAATGGGGCGGACGAATATCCCTGGCGTTTACTCCGCAGGGGATGCGTCCAGCTCAGCACATCAATTGATAACTGCTGCTTCGAGTGGAGCAATCGCTGCCTGCATAATTCAACTTGATTTACTGGACGAGGAATGGAAAAGTTCACACTGA
- a CDS encoding DUF1003 domain-containing protein, with product MHRNHENTEERVNRILSTYEDQISTRINQDYVRHTKKSDRIADKIAEFGGSWRFIIIFSSFLAVWMVWNTLSWTTRSHFDPAPFILLNLILSFTAAFQAPIIMMSQNRQAARDKQESMIDFAINYKAEQEIDDIQGHLHRGEAAAELLVRNQKHFQDQLNELRAENETLKQILLARMDELKQLVEKTF from the coding sequence ATGCATCGCAATCATGAAAATACTGAAGAGCGTGTAAATCGAATTCTTAGCACGTACGAGGACCAGATTTCCACGCGCATCAACCAAGACTACGTACGTCACACAAAAAAATCGGATAGAATTGCGGATAAAATCGCGGAGTTTGGTGGAAGTTGGCGGTTCATCATTATTTTCTCTTCGTTCCTCGCGGTATGGATGGTGTGGAACACGTTATCGTGGACTACGAGGTCGCATTTTGACCCCGCCCCGTTCATCCTGCTCAATCTCATTTTGTCCTTTACAGCGGCGTTTCAGGCTCCCATCATTATGATGAGCCAGAACCGACAGGCAGCGCGCGACAAACAGGAGTCGATGATAGATTTCGCCATCAACTACAAGGCTGAGCAAGAAATCGATGATATCCAGGGTCACTTGCACCGAGGTGAGGCAGCAGCAGAGTTATTGGTCCGAAATCAGAAGCATTTCCAAGATCAGTTGAATGAACTTCGTGCTGAAAACGAGACCTTGAAGCAAATATTATTGGCCAGGATGGACGAGTTAAAGCAGCTTGTGGAAAAGACCTTCTGA
- a CDS encoding Rrf2 family transcriptional regulator, with protein MEFSHGTGYALHALTILAKAKKGENIGIRNLASSLGVSESYLSKIMTKFRKEGIVRSVTGVSGGYELARSASEITFLDIIEVTEGRNHLYECVNFNESQHMLFQGYNSDQTQSPWGNECLIQQILRGAEERLNTWLSQHTIQSVLDESLLLANESES; from the coding sequence GTGGAGTTTTCTCACGGTACTGGGTATGCGTTACATGCATTGACGATACTGGCAAAAGCCAAGAAAGGCGAAAATATCGGAATTCGAAACTTAGCGTCTTCCCTTGGAGTGTCGGAAAGCTATTTATCTAAGATTATGACAAAGTTCAGAAAGGAGGGAATCGTGCGTTCGGTTACAGGTGTATCGGGTGGATACGAGCTTGCTCGATCTGCAAGTGAAATTACGTTTCTTGATATAATTGAGGTCACCGAAGGTCGAAATCACCTATACGAATGTGTGAACTTTAACGAGAGCCAACACATGTTATTTCAGGGGTACAACAGCGACCAAACACAGAGTCCATGGGGTAACGAATGCCTTATTCAACAGATATTGCGTGGCGCTGAGGAAAGACTAAATACTTGGTTGTCGCAACACACCATTCAATCAGTGCTCGACGAATCACTATTGCTAGCCAATGAGAGCGAGTCTTAA
- a CDS encoding NUDIX domain-containing protein, with amino-acid sequence MVRENKASAKDLWNFPSGHVEFGEDILAAACRECKEETGLDVKLTNTTGIYNFEGSTHDQVILFHFTAEVIGGIQNVGLYPDISETRWMKLSELVKIDDKELRESRVIRQITHNLISHHFYPLTLFNQTLKQISS; translated from the coding sequence ATGGTGAGGGAGAATAAAGCGTCAGCGAAAGACTTGTGGAATTTCCCATCCGGACATGTTGAATTTGGAGAAGACATATTGGCTGCTGCCTGTAGAGAATGCAAGGAAGAAACAGGATTGGATGTAAAACTCACAAACACTACGGGAATCTATAACTTTGAAGGTAGCACGCATGACCAAGTTATCTTGTTCCACTTCACTGCTGAAGTTATTGGTGGTATTCAAAATGTGGGGCTGTACCCAGACATAAGTGAAACGAGGTGGATGAAGTTAAGTGAACTTGTAAAGATCGACGATAAAGAACTTCGTGAGTCAAGAGTAATTAGGCAAATTACTCACAATCTGATAAGTCACCATTTCTATCCATTAACGTTGTTCAATCAGACACTAAAGCAAATTTCTTCTTGA
- a CDS encoding DinB family protein, whose amino-acid sequence MEKLFRYNWQVRDDWFTWCEDVPEEELLRRRVGGRGSILYTLFHVVQEERSWIHFLKTQQDFAEPSFDEYASLEEVKALSNQYHKEVETFVVSWVDEMEIRSITATNSDGQSAVFRHGEIMRHLIAHEIHHVGQLSVWARELGRKPVTSNFIFRRLF is encoded by the coding sequence TTGGAAAAGTTATTTCGATATAACTGGCAAGTTCGTGATGATTGGTTTACATGGTGCGAAGACGTACCTGAAGAGGAACTGCTTAGGAGACGAGTTGGTGGGAGAGGTAGCATCCTGTACACCCTGTTTCATGTCGTTCAGGAAGAGCGGTCTTGGATACACTTCCTGAAAACACAGCAGGACTTTGCGGAACCATCATTTGATGAGTACGCCAGCTTAGAAGAAGTGAAAGCTCTATCCAACCAATATCACAAAGAGGTTGAAACATTTGTTGTCTCCTGGGTGGATGAAATGGAAATACGGTCCATTACAGCTACGAATTCCGATGGTCAAAGTGCGGTTTTCAGACATGGAGAGATAATGCGTCATCTCATCGCTCACGAAATACATCATGTTGGACAGTTGTCTGTATGGGCAAGGGAATTAGGACGAAAACCCGTGACGTCGAATTTTATTTTCAGACGGCTTTTCTAA
- a CDS encoding RNA polymerase sigma factor, with product MTTPYGSDPYLTVDAVWRTESAKLIAVLTRFVRDIGLAEDLAQDAIAIALERWPETGIPDDPGAWLLTTAKRRAIDWIRRNQLRDRKYEEIGRNLKEIPEPNVDSVLSGEIRDDLLRLIFMTCHPGLSRESCVALTLRLLCGLTTDEIGRAFMVKESTVAQRIVRAKRTLKASGVSFDVPADSELTERMPSVLAVIYLVFNEGYSATSGAEWIRPMLCEEAIRLGALLAELVPYDPEVHGLVSLMSIQACRFEARVDSSRNLILLMDQDRTLWDQSLIERGLVALKRAEELGGLSGPYSLQAAIAACHARAKTAADTDWVRIVELYDGLVRLLPTAVVQLNRAVAVSMAFGPIAGLEIVDELRHEPSLQEYHLLPSVRGDFLSKLGQSEEAAMEFRRAAALTRNAAERTFLLQRADDETGKRPSR from the coding sequence TTGACGACACCCTATGGTTCTGATCCTTATCTAACAGTGGATGCAGTCTGGAGAACCGAGTCGGCGAAGCTGATTGCGGTTCTCACTAGGTTCGTGCGAGACATTGGTCTCGCGGAAGATCTCGCGCAAGACGCGATTGCTATTGCCTTGGAGCGTTGGCCAGAGACGGGTATTCCCGATGACCCGGGTGCATGGCTGTTGACGACAGCTAAGCGTCGAGCCATTGACTGGATCCGTCGGAATCAACTGCGAGATCGCAAGTATGAAGAGATCGGTCGGAACCTGAAGGAGATTCCCGAACCGAACGTCGATTCGGTTTTATCCGGCGAAATAAGGGATGACCTGCTTCGTCTGATCTTCATGACCTGTCACCCAGGGCTCTCCAGAGAATCGTGCGTGGCGCTCACGCTTCGGCTGTTGTGCGGGCTTACGACGGATGAAATAGGGCGCGCCTTCATGGTGAAGGAATCGACGGTTGCACAACGGATCGTCCGGGCCAAACGGACGCTCAAAGCATCCGGAGTTTCGTTTGACGTGCCAGCGGATAGTGAATTGACCGAACGTATGCCGTCTGTGCTTGCGGTCATTTACCTTGTGTTCAACGAGGGGTATTCCGCGACCTCTGGGGCGGAATGGATTCGGCCTATGCTCTGTGAGGAAGCCATTCGATTGGGAGCTCTCCTGGCGGAGCTGGTGCCATACGATCCGGAAGTCCATGGTCTGGTCTCTTTGATGTCGATTCAGGCATGTCGATTCGAGGCGCGGGTCGACTCGTCCCGGAATCTCATATTGCTTATGGACCAGGACAGAACGTTATGGGACCAATCCCTTATTGAGCGTGGACTAGTGGCGCTCAAACGTGCGGAAGAGTTGGGTGGACTGTCCGGCCCCTACTCGTTGCAGGCGGCAATTGCCGCCTGTCATGCGCGTGCCAAGACCGCTGCAGATACGGACTGGGTTCGAATTGTTGAACTGTATGATGGGCTCGTACGATTGTTGCCTACCGCGGTGGTGCAGTTGAACCGCGCAGTAGCTGTCTCCATGGCCTTCGGTCCTATAGCGGGACTCGAGATCGTGGACGAACTAAGGCATGAGCCTTCATTGCAGGAGTACCATCTTTTGCCCAGCGTTCGTGGTGACTTTCTCTCGAAGCTCGGCCAAAGTGAAGAAGCCGCAATGGAGTTCAGACGAGCTGCGGCGCTCACACGGAATGCAGCCGAGCGCACGTTCCTTCTACAGCGTGCGGATGATGAGACGGGTAAGCGTCCGTCTCGGTGA
- a CDS encoding GNAT family N-acetyltransferase, whose product MTLVKYRNHLAPIELIKQLLSYAVGSASDEKLSNILEQVYSQGDSKLYVCIGKDGSALGIIGFKREGVSAEILHIAVDEHNRNGGVGRRMIDELLKLENLTELTAETDHDAVEFYRRYGFEIQPLGEKYPEVERFHCRLLLS is encoded by the coding sequence GTGACGCTGGTTAAGTACAGGAATCACCTCGCACCCATCGAGCTGATAAAACAGTTGTTGTCATATGCGGTCGGTTCCGCCTCGGATGAAAAGCTCAGCAACATTTTGGAGCAAGTGTACTCGCAAGGTGATTCGAAACTGTATGTTTGCATCGGTAAAGATGGTTCGGCGTTAGGCATTATTGGATTCAAAAGAGAAGGAGTGTCTGCTGAAATCCTTCACATTGCCGTCGATGAACACAACCGTAACGGTGGAGTCGGTCGAAGAATGATTGATGAACTCCTTAAGTTGGAGAATCTCACCGAATTGACTGCCGAGACAGATCATGATGCGGTTGAATTTTATCGTAGATATGGATTCGAAATACAGCCTCTTGGTGAGAAATATCCTGAAGTTGAGCGGTTTCACTGCCGCTTGTTACTCAGCTAA
- a CDS encoding bifunctional 3'-5' exonuclease/DNA polymerase, translating into MNSEPLFEVVTDSRQLEKHLHHLQTEKVFGIDTETTGLDALQDKLRLVQVATSGYTTIIFDMWSIDGETLGFLRELLSGPAVKVFQNAKFDMKFLHQAGLSIAGRVFDTYIAGHLLRQKTRLPKLGLDTLTQYYLSMDLPKHEQKSDWSGNLSAEQYEYAARDAAVLIPLREAMVRHLQAEDMVDVARLEFGCLRAVTEMELTGIQLHLDRWKQLGKQIEQQREEAAFALNHHLRKPSVQLSLFGQERDALNLDSQQQVLKALKGMGIPIKNTSKNQLLPLATEYPVVQLLLEYRRAAKALQAFIYSIPDTIHPVSGRLHPQYHQMGASTGRFSCGHPNLQQIPRSKEFRSCFVAKPEHKLVIADYSQIELRVVAEITRDKTMIEAYKTGEDLHRLTASLVANKALKDVTKQERQAAKAINFGLVYAMGARGLQAYAQTTYGVTMSLEEAELFRKRFFEAYAGVANWHKSAKASNTKVTRTLAGRTHRWKNDAGVAGLYNYPVQGTAADIVKQALVDLVDNLSSTSAKIVGMVHDEIILETHFDEAREIAKLLKETMEQAGSRYLRLVPVVADTMIADNWAEK; encoded by the coding sequence ATGAACTCAGAACCTTTGTTTGAAGTGGTGACCGATTCCAGACAACTCGAGAAACACCTACATCACCTGCAAACAGAGAAGGTATTCGGCATCGATACGGAGACCACAGGGCTCGATGCTTTACAGGACAAGTTGCGATTGGTCCAGGTTGCCACAAGCGGCTACACGACCATCATCTTTGATATGTGGAGCATCGACGGGGAGACTCTAGGCTTTCTGAGGGAGCTCTTGAGTGGGCCTGCCGTGAAGGTATTCCAGAATGCGAAGTTCGACATGAAATTTCTCCACCAAGCGGGGCTGTCCATAGCTGGACGAGTTTTTGATACATATATTGCCGGCCATCTTTTACGCCAGAAAACCAGGCTCCCCAAATTGGGATTGGACACGCTGACTCAGTACTATCTTTCGATGGACCTGCCTAAGCATGAGCAGAAAAGTGATTGGAGCGGGAATTTGTCTGCAGAGCAATATGAGTATGCAGCCCGCGATGCAGCAGTTCTCATTCCTCTTCGCGAAGCGATGGTTCGTCATCTGCAAGCGGAAGACATGGTCGATGTCGCTCGACTGGAATTTGGCTGCCTGCGTGCCGTCACGGAGATGGAACTGACAGGGATTCAGTTACATCTGGACCGTTGGAAGCAACTTGGAAAACAAATTGAACAGCAAAGGGAAGAAGCAGCCTTTGCCCTCAACCATCACCTGCGGAAACCCTCGGTCCAACTGAGTCTGTTTGGTCAAGAGCGTGATGCCCTCAACTTGGACAGCCAACAGCAAGTTCTGAAGGCACTGAAGGGTATGGGGATACCTATCAAAAACACCTCGAAAAACCAACTCCTGCCACTTGCCACTGAGTATCCTGTTGTTCAGCTTCTTTTAGAGTACCGGAGGGCAGCAAAAGCACTTCAAGCGTTCATCTACAGCATTCCTGACACCATTCATCCCGTGAGCGGAAGGCTTCACCCGCAGTACCATCAGATGGGGGCGTCGACAGGTCGATTTTCGTGCGGTCACCCAAACCTGCAGCAAATACCGCGAAGTAAAGAATTCAGAAGTTGCTTCGTTGCGAAGCCTGAGCACAAGTTGGTCATCGCGGATTACTCGCAAATTGAACTGCGCGTAGTGGCTGAGATAACGAGAGATAAAACCATGATTGAGGCATACAAAACAGGAGAAGACTTGCACCGATTAACTGCATCCCTCGTCGCCAATAAGGCGCTGAAGGATGTCACAAAACAAGAGCGGCAGGCTGCAAAAGCAATCAACTTTGGACTTGTTTACGCCATGGGAGCACGAGGTTTACAGGCATATGCCCAAACCACATATGGCGTGACGATGAGCTTGGAGGAAGCGGAGTTATTTCGAAAGCGATTCTTTGAAGCCTATGCAGGTGTAGCCAACTGGCATAAGTCGGCGAAAGCGTCCAACACCAAAGTGACGCGGACCTTGGCCGGAAGAACCCATCGCTGGAAGAACGACGCTGGAGTAGCGGGACTATACAATTACCCCGTGCAAGGGACAGCGGCCGATATTGTAAAGCAGGCACTCGTCGATTTGGTGGACAACTTGAGCAGCACATCAGCCAAAATCGTGGGCATGGTGCACGATGAAATTATCCTCGAGACGCATTTTGACGAGGCAAGGGAGATAGCAAAACTTCTCAAAGAAACGATGGAACAGGCGGGATCTCGCTATTTGCGCTTGGTGCCCGTTGTGGCAGATACGATGATTGCTGACAACTGGGCTGAAAAGTAA
- a CDS encoding MFS transporter codes for MWGLLGQRNYRLLWSSQVVSQLGDAFSRVAILLIVAKAFHSGPVGISLILFADLFPSVLLAPISGVWGDRLNKKTVMVSMDVLRAAVITAILLTLPFHSILLTFVLMFIAGCGSAMYGPAKTAAIPMVVGEDHVSDAIGLSQSTSAATQVAGWALGGTVIGLFGVTAAFSTDIASYLLSALITVFLPRLAPVGNEASDSLSFGFFEGFSTIRRAPILVFLLIMLTPVTLALGVFNTTQNAILVQDLHMTAQYYGYNEAVFGIGSAVGGILGAMALRRFRAGSVLMTGIALCGVFLAAIAPVQTYYPVFGNPLVLLWSLLLGVVVPFINGPISSLFILATPAPVRARGAAVMQAVINASMLIGTLLGGLLGYVTGTVTLTWMSGIMLVLTAVVSPIAKGFRELQVAASQTRRSRVRRGAETPSSASDKQAESAGKLTLPTSAAGWEASRLSATIADMGALHLLQDPLNLMILAQLEDKQMEVEQVSRDLGFSHDDKDFSERIRRLEKHGFIHYVDEARTIIQDVSQYNVSAKFMESNREGVADWANQFLIMSGRRLTEAIMAAPTGALQTDIALLSDENWRDPKQQVSFQVKVERLTRDDWKQRVHADSKEVGDRNLQESIKESTTESITKERITAETKVREGASEASATVGVTEEDDTEKHTYVHITMSYRLDV; via the coding sequence ATGTGGGGTCTGCTAGGTCAACGCAATTATCGGTTATTGTGGAGTAGTCAGGTCGTATCGCAGTTGGGCGACGCGTTTAGTCGTGTTGCTATCCTGCTCATTGTGGCGAAGGCATTTCACAGTGGGCCCGTCGGCATTAGTCTGATTCTGTTTGCCGACTTATTTCCGTCCGTCTTACTTGCTCCAATCTCTGGTGTGTGGGGGGACCGTCTAAACAAGAAGACGGTCATGGTAAGCATGGATGTTTTGCGTGCCGCGGTCATTACGGCGATACTTTTAACATTACCTTTCCATTCGATACTCTTAACTTTTGTGCTGATGTTCATTGCCGGCTGCGGCTCGGCCATGTACGGGCCGGCCAAGACCGCCGCCATTCCCATGGTGGTCGGAGAGGACCATGTGTCAGACGCAATTGGACTCAGTCAGTCCACGTCGGCTGCCACTCAAGTCGCTGGTTGGGCGCTCGGCGGTACAGTGATTGGTTTGTTTGGAGTCACCGCGGCATTTAGCACCGATATCGCTTCGTACCTGTTATCTGCACTCATCACAGTGTTTCTTCCTAGACTCGCGCCGGTCGGAAACGAGGCGTCGGATTCGCTCTCATTTGGTTTTTTTGAGGGATTCTCTACCATTCGGCGCGCACCCATCCTCGTATTTCTGCTGATTATGTTGACACCAGTCACTCTGGCACTCGGGGTGTTCAACACGACTCAAAATGCGATTCTCGTACAGGATTTACACATGACAGCGCAGTATTACGGGTACAACGAGGCCGTATTTGGCATCGGATCGGCGGTAGGGGGAATTCTGGGGGCCATGGCGCTAAGACGGTTCCGGGCTGGGTCGGTACTGATGACGGGAATTGCGCTGTGCGGTGTGTTCCTTGCTGCTATCGCGCCGGTTCAGACATATTACCCCGTGTTTGGAAACCCATTGGTGCTATTGTGGTCACTGTTGCTTGGCGTTGTCGTGCCGTTCATCAATGGGCCGATTTCAAGCCTGTTCATTCTCGCGACGCCTGCTCCAGTGCGAGCTCGAGGAGCGGCTGTGATGCAGGCGGTGATTAACGCATCAATGCTCATCGGAACACTTCTTGGAGGTTTGCTAGGCTATGTAACAGGTACGGTGACATTAACATGGATGTCTGGCATTATGCTCGTGTTAACCGCCGTTGTCAGCCCGATTGCGAAAGGATTTCGCGAATTACAGGTGGCCGCGAGCCAAACACGGCGGAGTCGTGTACGTCGCGGGGCAGAGACACCGTCATCCGCTTCTGACAAACAAGCAGAGTCCGCAGGAAAACTCACCTTGCCAACGTCCGCAGCGGGTTGGGAAGCTTCTCGGCTTAGTGCGACCATTGCTGACATGGGTGCACTTCATCTCCTGCAGGATCCGCTGAATCTCATGATTTTGGCACAGCTCGAGGATAAGCAGATGGAGGTCGAACAAGTTTCACGTGACCTGGGATTTTCTCACGATGATAAGGACTTTTCTGAACGTATTCGTCGCCTTGAGAAGCATGGCTTTATTCACTATGTGGACGAAGCCAGAACGATTATTCAGGACGTTTCGCAGTATAACGTATCAGCAAAGTTCATGGAGTCAAATCGTGAAGGCGTTGCGGATTGGGCCAATCAGTTCCTGATTATGAGTGGTCGGCGTTTAACTGAGGCGATAATGGCGGCTCCCACAGGAGCACTTCAAACGGATATCGCGTTGTTGTCCGATGAAAACTGGCGTGACCCTAAACAGCAGGTATCGTTTCAAGTCAAGGTTGAGCGGCTCACAAGAGATGACTGGAAACAGCGTGTCCATGCCGACTCCAAAGAAGTTGGCGATAGGAATTTGCAGGAGAGTATCAAGGAGAGTACCACTGAGAGCATCACGAAGGAGCGGATAACTGCGGAGACAAAGGTCAGAGAGGGAGCTTCGGAGGCTTCAGCGACAGTCGGAGTGACGGAAGAAGATGACACTGAGAAGCACACCTATGTGCACATCACGATGAGTTACAGACTCGATGTGTAG
- a CDS encoding Cj0069 family protein, protein MNQKPRVAILWHGDRELRDNRAAENNRFSPVFKEFEKYGFTAEPAVYNDDFAQEVQQQLLAVDGVLVWVNPVQDETDRTILDEMLKFVASQGVFVSTHPDVILKLGTKEVLFQTREMGWGGDISLYKTSEELREQLPLRLARGESRVLKQNRGNNGMGVWRVELVDDTDTDTPEVRVIHALRNSTEEQMPLHAFIDRCERYFAGEGQMIDQPFHSPVPDGMTRCYLSHDKVVGFGHQYVTALLREPQEPKPRIYHPETKPEFQALKVKMENEWVPQLQQILGIETDSLPVIWDADFLYGPKTATGEETYILCEINVSSVYPYPESAPLYFVKNAVERIQNLRK, encoded by the coding sequence ATGAATCAAAAACCACGCGTAGCTATTCTCTGGCACGGGGACCGCGAATTGCGTGATAACAGAGCGGCAGAAAACAATCGGTTCAGTCCAGTTTTTAAGGAATTCGAGAAATACGGTTTTACAGCCGAGCCTGCTGTGTACAACGACGATTTTGCGCAGGAAGTACAGCAACAACTGCTTGCAGTCGATGGTGTGTTGGTTTGGGTGAACCCTGTCCAGGACGAAACCGATAGGACGATACTCGATGAAATGCTCAAATTTGTCGCATCTCAGGGCGTCTTCGTCAGCACCCACCCGGACGTGATTTTGAAACTCGGGACGAAAGAAGTGCTCTTCCAAACGCGTGAAATGGGTTGGGGAGGCGACATTTCGCTCTACAAAACCAGCGAGGAACTGCGTGAGCAGCTGCCACTTCGACTCGCGCGCGGTGAATCCCGAGTACTGAAGCAAAACCGTGGCAATAACGGCATGGGCGTATGGCGCGTAGAACTGGTTGACGACACAGATACAGATACTCCTGAAGTGCGCGTGATTCACGCCTTGAGAAACAGTACCGAAGAGCAGATGCCGCTTCATGCGTTCATCGACCGATGCGAAAGGTATTTTGCGGGTGAGGGCCAAATGATTGACCAGCCGTTTCATTCGCCGGTTCCAGATGGCATGACGCGCTGCTATTTATCCCATGACAAGGTGGTTGGTTTCGGGCATCAATACGTGACCGCCTTATTGCGTGAGCCACAAGAGCCGAAGCCAAGAATCTATCATCCAGAAACAAAACCTGAGTTCCAGGCGCTTAAAGTCAAGATGGAAAACGAGTGGGTCCCGCAGTTGCAACAGATACTTGGCATCGAAACGGATTCACTGCCCGTTATTTGGGACGCGGATTTTCTTTACGGTCCAAAAACTGCCACAGGTGAAGAGACGTATATTCTGTGTGAAATTAACGTCAGTTCCGTATATCCATATCCGGAATCGGCGCCTTTGTATTTTGTGAAAAACGCCGTTGAAAGGATACAGAATCTCCGAAAGTAA